The sequence NNNNNNNNNNNNNNNNNNNNNNNNNNNNNNNNNNNNNNNNNNNNNNNNNNNNNNNNNNNNNNNNNNNNNNNNNNNNNNNNNNNNNNNNNNNNNNNNNNNNNNNNNNNNNNNNNNNNNNNNNNNNNNNNNNNNNNNNNNNNNNNNNNNNNNNNNNNNNNNNNNNNNNNNNNNNNNNNNNNNNNNNNNNTTTAAGAATGTAAAATtgtctttagttttttttttgttctcttttaaaattaaaaaattgtaaTTTTGTAGTAATacttatttttgatgaattggatGGCACGATAAGAAATTTCTATTAGAGTTAATAAATGAGACAAGGTGAGAAATAAGTATCCGCTGGCGCGTAATTAACAAGTTTTGTCTGCGGGACCCACATAGATggtgttttctttttccttttgaaaagaaaaaaataataataaacaaaaaaaaatcaattggtaGAGTTAACATGGAAGATAGAGTTAGCCTGCTGGTCGGTTATCCATGAGGCTCGTtggttgttggagcttagcttgttaggctttcaACTACTTAATATAATactttttatctaattaaaaataaaataaaaaataacatataaatttttaaatcaattggttagtttaattaattattattttttgatgagATTAAATTTAATTGTCATTGTCAAATGGTTGAGCAGTATTAAAGTTCTAATCGAAAATGTTTTATAATTAAAACGAGAGGATGTGAGTCCGACTTACTAGCTGGATTTTGGTTACAGTTACAGGACTGGTTTTTGAATTCACTGTAAAGGTTTTGAATAACCTGTTATTTTAATCCTTCAAATTTATGgatattttttgttgttgctttTGGTCCATTCCATCTGGGTCGTCTGAAGACGTAACTATCTCACTCAAACAACTTCTTCGCTTGACCTGaactcattccatgaaaacaacTGTAGATTGTATCTTCATTTAAGTGTGTCAACTGCTTTATGtatcttctctttcttttgcaaTTTTAACTTAATTATTGGTTCAATCTTTTAGGTTACAGCAACAATTGGACCTAATGCTAACCGGTCTAGAAAGAAGCAGGTAATTATAGTGATAATGAAGTCTTTTTTTTCCAGGGCTTGCTTGATCTTGATAATTTTGCTTGCATAACTTTCTATGGATTTATGGGAAGTGATCAAATAGAAGTCATTCGTCTACAAATACTAGTTCTATGAATTTGAGATCTCATGTCCTATATAGGTCGAGAGTGCATACTCCCTTTATCTGTGTCGTGAGTGTAACAGTAATGATGTAATGTATGAGTACAAAGATTTTAAGTTACTGAGAATGCTTTTTTTATTGTTTGCAGAAAGTAGCAGATCTTAAAGAAGAAGAGAGTTTCTTACTGAAggagaaaataaatctgaaaaagGTACCTATCTGAAGCTTTGTTCTCAGTTACAATGTGGTTGCATTTGAAGTATTAGGAATCTCTCGATTGTGACCTTTGCTTTATGCATTTTAAATAGGAATTAGTGACATTAAAGAACACTTATGAGGGAAGTAAAGCCGTAAATGATAGCTTGAAGAGAATTAAGGTGCCTGTTTTTGCATTACTTCATTTGTGCTTTGTGCCTTTCTTGTTGATTGTCAGCACACCATTTGTTTCTATCATAATGAAAGAAATGGTGTTAGAGAAACTTAGGGACAATCTTTATATAATGTTGCTTGATTAGTCCACTTCAGTTAGAGGAGGTGTTAGCCCACCAGCAAGTGTCTCCCGCAAACACCAAACTAAGAACGATCCTTTTTGTACTACTCATATGTTCTGTAATGCATGGTACATTCTTGTGGAGATAAACTTAGACAATATCAAGGAAAAAATAAATCTTAAGAATTATTAGACCGCTCTAGGAAGGGAACTAGAGGGTAAACATAGAGACCTGAACACCCGAACTTGCTGGTTTGGGTGATAAAATTCTTCTATCTCCTCCTGCTTTATAGATCAGGTTTTTTGCTGCCTTTCTCCCTTCTTTACTGATCAGGTGTTAGAGAAACTTAGGGACAATCTTTATATAATGTTGCTTGATTAGTCCACTTTAGTTAGAGGAGGTGTTAGCCCACCAGCAAGTGTCTCCCGCAAACACCAAACTAAGAACGATCCTTTTTGTACTACTCATATGTTCTGTAATGCATGGTACATTCTTGTGGAGATAAACTTAGACAATATCAAGGAAAAAATAAATCTTAAGAATTATTAGACCGCTCTAGGAAGGGAACTAGAGGGTAAACATAGAGACCTGAACACCCGAACTTGCTGGTTTGGGTGATAAAATTCTTCTATCTCCTCCTGCTTTATAGATCAGGTTTTTTGCTGCCTTTCTCCCTTCTTTACTGATTTTACGTGGTAATATTGTAAGCATCTTGCATTTTCTTCAAACCAACTGTTGTGTTGCAAGGCGGAATGAATTCTATGTTTCTTGTATGTGGTTGCATTATCACTCAGAGGAGCTAACTTCTTTCTCTCCACTTTCTCTATTAGTTCGTTAGTCCCTTCCTGTTTTTACCCAAGTGTCTTAGAGTTTGTTGTCTATCCAAATTTGCCAGTTACTAAGGCACAGTTCTTAGTGTTGTTTGTTGAAGTATTTTACAACTCCATCCAAGGGTACAAGATTAAGATCTTTTCTGGCAGCATTGTTCTTGAGGCCAAGTGATGCATATTCGTGTTGCACATAAATTTGGTGTGTGTTTTGTTAGTTATGTAGATTCCAGTTGCTTATTGGTTTCTCTAATATAGGATTTGGAAGGTTCTCCGAGGATAAAATTATATTCTCATTCTTTTTAAGAGAAATTTTACATGAAGAAATGCTTGGATTAATGTAGATCCTGAACTCGGTGAGATGAGATGAGTTCTCATGTCACAGTTCAGACCTAGTTAGGACGTGCTTGTTTTGTATCTGCTGTCTTAATAATTTTGTTGATgtaatatatttttgttttctatGCTCTATGGACATAGCATAGAAACTGACGACATTATTTTTGTATTCTGTAGTTTTTATTGATCAATATCTTTGTATTCTGCAGTTGGATTTGAAAACTCGGTCAACCAGGGAAACAGGTGCATCTTGCGATGCATCTATCAGAGCAAACTACTCTGACCAATTTAGGAACGCAAGGGAAATCATTGATGAAACTCCTATCTTTCGAACAAGAGGCAAATTTAATGGGTTGGAATATTGTGAAGTAGAAACAAAATTATCTTCAGCGGTCCGGGGGAGTTTCTTTGTGTTACCTGATCTGAATATGCCTTTAGAGGATGATTCTTGTGCAGATGTCGTATACGGGTTGAGTTGAGAAGATATACATCATATACATATAGGTAtgaattttctcttttttcacgGAAGCCATTGAGATTCAGATCCGTGAGGGCTGCCGCGCGTATTGGATGGAATTTTCAATTGTAAATAGgtagagtagaaattttgttgcAGATAGAAACTTAGCACCAACTGGGGATAAGAGTTGTTTGTTCGTAATCAAAGAGGTCATAAGAGTGCTGTAATGATGTTTAATCTAAACATTAGTTAGATATTTACGTGGCATATCATCTAAAATTCCAGGGtttgtcaattttatttttaattcccTCTAATGATGTTTAATCAACCTGGTTTAATTGGGGGCCCCTAAAAACAATTAGGGGTCTGCACTACaggacaaaaaggatcatgaaatagcaaatatgggttatcccttatcccattTTTTTTGAAATGGCTATACTACCcttaaatgattagtgttaatgattagttaagttaattagtttgttttagttaaaatcaGATTTAAGAGTTAAAATTTGGGGAGGACAAAAGTAGTGTTTTTGTGTGTTGAGAAGAGTTGTTGATAGAGTTGTTGATAAGAGGAAGCCATGGATATTGATGCAAATTAAGATccaattgctcaaaatgaaggaaccaaccctCAAAACGAGGAATCCCAAGTTCAAAATAATCAGGTAAACATCTTGCACCCTTCGATTTGTGTGTTTGTTTCTCCAAGTGGTCAAATCATCCCTactatggaacaactcagtgTAAGGGTCGTCAGAGTCGGGGTGTGTATACCCTAACGACTCTATGGGGTCGTCAGTATATTGACACTAGCaataacgactcaaacctgcaacttttccaggttatgaaaaatcgttagggtagtgTGGTTCATATTGACGACCCTTTTTATCTAGGTTACCTAGAGTCGTTATGTTTTTTGGTTAACACAGGAACGACTCTAATACTTTGGACAGTGAGTATTTTTGTTTTGCAACCAGGGTCGTCATCTATGTGTAACGACTCTAATCTAAACCAAAAGAGTTCAATGACGACTCAAATATATCTACTGACAACACTTCCAATTTTGAAGACAGAGGGATTGTTCTTAGTCGAGTTAGGGTCGTCAATAGATTCGATTACAGAAATAACGACCCAAATCTAGACCAAAAAATTGTAGTA comes from Papaver somniferum cultivar HN1 chromosome 7, ASM357369v1, whole genome shotgun sequence and encodes:
- the LOC113299120 gene encoding uncharacterized protein LOC113299120 isoform X1, whose amino-acid sequence is MRKDEWIQSAMTDDTMVAELIMRISSDSYASSLQLNPDTTNNFKNTTDSEIIPLIKWGLRKPRSRLLLMRYNNRQIIKKENDLTRASPTTPFSWSPGSSISGASGSGNSGVGSAVDCYEESSRPSIWSSNHNSRSKVTATIGPNANRSRKKQKVADLKEEESFLLKEKINLKKELVTLKNTYEGSKAVNDSLKRIKLDLKTRSTRETGASCDASIRANYSDQFRNAREIIDETPIFRTRGKFNGLEYCEVETKLSSAVRGSFFVLPDLNMPLEDDSCADVVYGLS